Proteins encoded by one window of Kribbella italica:
- a CDS encoding right-handed parallel beta-helix repeat-containing protein, which translates to MDQPDSARSSGRRSALYRHRLVLIAAGLVLVAGLLAGIVAGAGDDTAPGAAPPPDTAPTPAPPATAPAAPTAKVCANAKALAGPATAPAGAITVATTQNLNELSKASPAGSTFWLQPGTHTLGTGPFSQVIPKEGNTYVGAPGAVLDGQRVNRYAFTGYVTGVTIKNLTIQNFGAPRTNNDEGVVNHNSATGWTIQSNTIRRNAGSAVMIGSRNLVRGNCLQDNGQYGFNAYNPDKVASIVIENNEIAGNNVDDWERLKPGCGCTGGGKFWEVTGAVVRGNWVHDNLSAGLWADTNNTGFSIEGNYIADNTAEGIIYETSYNASIRGNTFARNGLGKGPENRGFPTSALYISESGSDPRVPGQFNQTFEITGNLFTDNWAGVVLWENADRFAGSPANTSTGSGTLVNPATATVKTCNAGNIGKQPYLGDCRWKTQNVQVHGNTFSLDPTKLGKSCASNSGCGYNGLFSNWGTFPAWSPYKEKTVQDAITFDQSNRFYANTYRGPWNFVLYEQGNKVNWSTWQGAPYGQDRDSVIKVQGER; encoded by the coding sequence ATGGACCAACCCGATTCCGCCCGGTCGTCCGGTCGTCGATCCGCGCTGTACCGCCATCGCCTGGTGCTCATCGCGGCCGGTCTGGTCCTGGTCGCGGGTCTCCTGGCCGGAATCGTCGCCGGAGCCGGTGACGACACCGCCCCGGGGGCGGCACCGCCGCCCGACACGGCGCCGACGCCGGCGCCGCCGGCGACCGCTCCGGCCGCACCGACGGCGAAGGTCTGCGCGAACGCCAAGGCCTTGGCCGGACCGGCCACCGCACCGGCCGGCGCGATCACCGTCGCGACGACGCAGAACCTCAACGAGCTCAGCAAGGCCAGCCCGGCCGGCAGCACCTTCTGGCTGCAGCCCGGTACGCACACCCTCGGCACCGGTCCCTTCAGCCAGGTGATTCCCAAGGAGGGCAACACCTACGTGGGAGCGCCCGGGGCCGTCCTCGACGGCCAGCGGGTCAACCGCTACGCGTTCACCGGCTACGTCACCGGCGTGACGATCAAGAACCTCACCATCCAGAACTTCGGCGCCCCGAGGACGAACAACGACGAAGGGGTGGTGAACCACAACTCCGCCACCGGCTGGACGATCCAGAGCAACACGATCCGCCGCAACGCCGGCTCGGCGGTGATGATCGGCAGCCGCAACCTCGTCCGGGGCAACTGCCTGCAGGACAACGGCCAGTACGGCTTCAACGCCTACAACCCGGACAAGGTCGCGAGCATCGTGATCGAGAACAACGAGATCGCGGGCAACAACGTGGACGACTGGGAGCGGCTCAAACCGGGCTGTGGCTGCACCGGCGGCGGCAAGTTCTGGGAGGTGACCGGCGCGGTCGTCCGGGGCAACTGGGTGCACGACAACCTCAGCGCCGGCCTGTGGGCCGACACCAACAACACCGGCTTCTCCATCGAGGGCAACTACATCGCGGACAACACCGCCGAAGGAATCATCTACGAGACCAGTTACAACGCGAGCATCCGGGGCAACACGTTCGCCCGCAACGGTCTGGGCAAGGGCCCGGAGAACCGTGGCTTCCCGACCTCCGCGCTGTACATCTCCGAGTCCGGCAGCGACCCGCGGGTGCCGGGGCAGTTCAACCAGACGTTCGAGATCACCGGCAACCTGTTCACCGACAACTGGGCCGGCGTGGTCCTGTGGGAGAACGCGGACCGGTTCGCGGGCTCGCCGGCCAACACCAGCACGGGCTCCGGCACCCTGGTCAACCCGGCGACCGCCACGGTGAAGACCTGCAACGCGGGGAACATCGGCAAGCAGCCGTACCTGGGTGACTGCCGGTGGAAGACCCAGAACGTCCAGGTGCACGGCAACACCTTCTCGCTCGACCCGACCAAGCTCGGCAAGTCCTGCGCCTCCAACAGCGGGTGCGGCTACAACGGGCTGTTCTCCAACTGGGGAACGTTCCCGGCCTGGTCGCCGTACAAGGAGAAGACCGTCCAGGACGCCATCACCTTCGACCAGAGCAACCGCTTCTACGCCAACACCTACCGCGGGCCGTGGAACTTCGTCCTGTACGAACAGGGCAACAAGGTGAACTGGTCCACCTGGCAGGGCGCGCCGTACGGCCAGGATCGCGACAGCGTGATCAAGGTCCAAGGGGAGCGTTGA